The following proteins are encoded in a genomic region of Alnus glutinosa chromosome 8, dhAlnGlut1.1, whole genome shotgun sequence:
- the LOC133875713 gene encoding universal stress protein PHOS32-like, whose product MGRKRVRVPRLCFRTCFRSKPASNNSSKAIQKTELLSNGRDDDFSAESERVKAGGSENIGNKIMVVVDSSLEAKGALEWALTHAVQSQDNIILLHVAKQGPNGKVDQGAQEFLHSMKNICQLRRPGVQVDVALVEGREKGPIIAEEAKRQRVSLLVVGQRKQSSLLWCLLKRCAGQQTRGGVSDFCIQNASCMTIAVRRKSRKLGGYLITTKRHKNFWLLA is encoded by the exons ATGGGCAGGAAACGAGTTAGAGTGCCGAGGTTGTGTTTCCGGACATGTTTCCGATCCAAGCCAGCCTCTAATAACTCCAGTAAAGCTATTCAGAAAACGGAGCTTTTGAGCAATGGCAGGGACGATGACTTCAGCGCTGAGTCTGAAAGGGTGAAAGCTGGTGGTTCGGAGAATATTGGAAACAAAATAATGGTGGTTGTGGATTCAAGCCTTGAAGCTAAGGGAGCTCTTGAATGGGCACTCACTCACGCAGTTCAGAGCCAGGATAATATTATCCTCCTTCATGTAGCCAAACAAG GGCCTAACGGGAAGGTTGACCAAGGAGCTCAGGAATTTCTCCACTCCATGAAAAATATATGCCAATTGAGAAGGCCTGGG GTGCAAGTGGATGTAGCTTTGGTTGAAGGACGGGAAAAGGGTCCAATAATAGCGGAGGAAGCAAAGCGACAAAGAGTGTCACTACTGGTTGTGGGACAAAGAAAGCAATCGTCCTTGTTATGGTGCCTACTTAAGAGATGCGCCGGACAGCAAACTCGCGGCGGAGTTTCTGATTTCTGTATCCAAAATGCTTCGTGTATGACCATTGCAGTGAGGAGGAAGAGCAGGAAGCTTGGAGGCTATTTGATTACAACTAAGCGTCATAAAAATTTTTGGCTTTTGGCTTAA